The Panicum virgatum strain AP13 chromosome 6K, P.virgatum_v5, whole genome shotgun sequence nucleotide sequence CCATCACACGCTCCTCCTCGCTTGATGGCGCTAGGTAGATGACGAGCTCCATCCACACATCCGCCGAACACATTCCACCGTTTATTAGCAGCTACTTCGTCTGTCATCAGAAACTTCCCTAGCTTTACGCCGTCACGCACAAGTTTGCTGCAATCATCACCGGGGGTCAGCGTCGGGCCGTCAATGAGCTTCGAGCTGGACAAGCCGTCAATGAGCTTCGAGCTGGACAACGCAATGGCCACTCTGCTGAAGGTTGTTCCTTCCGTGGTGCTGCTCATCGTCTGCGGGCAGCGATCCACCTCCATGCTGCTGGTGGCGATGTGCCATGTGAAGAGCCGGTGCGCCTCGGCACCATGCGCTCCCAGCACCGAGGAGGTGCTCGACCGTAGAGTCACGATTGGAGAAGAAGACGCGAGTCAATTCAATTGATATGTGTTTATATGTTGTAACACTGGTAGTGATTCCTAATCACCGCAATTGCAATGATATATAGGCTACATTGATATGTGTTTATGTTGTAGTGGTAATTTATCTAGTAATGAAATGAAAGCATAAGTAAAGTACAGAAGTGAAAGCAGAAGCACCTTTTGAATTGGATAATTATTAAGCAATCACACACATTAATACTGTGTAGTGTGTGATACTCATAATACATAATGCACAGCCAATACAAACTCACATCCCCCTGATCGAAAGGAGGTGATGGAATAAGCTTTCTTCATATGCATGGAAGGAAAGCTAGCACGCCAAACCCAAAACACACACTGTCGCAAGGCAGAACAACACTAGCACCAAGCAAGCTGGAAATTAAAGGCAAAGCACGCAGATGGAAAATGGCatgtgccaacaccacaggcCTCTGTGTCTTCTCCTCATCCTTCGAGATCAACGTGGTAAGTTGTTGCCGGTGGTTTTTCGGTCGGTGGCCTGGACACGCCGATGTGGGTGGTGAGCGCCCAGAGCACGGTGATAAACTCGCTTCCTTGCACCAGGGCGCCCTCATGGCCGATCACGCGCTCCTCGTCGCTCGATGGCGCCAGGTAGATGATGAGCTCCGTCCACACATCCGCCAACACCTTCCACTTGTTGTCAGCTGCGTCTGTCATCAGAAGTTTGCCTAGCTTCACGCCGTCACGCACAACTTTGCTGCATTCATCACTGGGGGTCAGCGTCGTCGGGCCATCAATGAGCTTCTGGATCCGCGCCCGTTGCGTCGAGAAGTAGTACTCCCGACAGCCGATCATGGCCTTGAGCTCCTTCTTCATCTCCTCGAAAACGAGCTCCACCTTCTCCGGATTCTCCGGCAGTAGCTCCGGGTGGAAGGCTACCAGGTAGGCACAGTATTTGGACAGCGTAATGGCCACCCTGCTGAAGGTTGTTTCTTCTGCTGCTATGCTCTGCGGTCGGCGCTCCACCTCCATGATGCTGGTGGCGATGTGCCACGTGAGGATGACCTCGGCGACGCTGTCGCTCTGGCATGCCCACGACAACTTGTCAGATAGGAAGTTCTTGCGCAGTGCGGACCTGCCACGGTCAAGATGGATTTCACGTCCATCTTCCACTAGGTAGTCCATGATGGATTTCTTCACACTGTTGGGCACTAGCCTCTTTTGCACTGCTAAGCCAGTGAACGCGGCGAACAGTGGCAGCTTGAGCGGCCAGCGGACATTCAGGACGGAGAACTGCTTGATTTCAAGGCGGCTGGGGTGACTCATCTTGCTCCGCAGCCACATGATGATGCTGAAGCCCACCCAGAACATGGTGCCCCGGAAGGTGGTGTTCCTCAGCCAGCGTGGTTTGGAGATGTAGTTGTAGAGCATGGACACCATGAACCAGttggagaggaggaagacgaagaactCCCATATCTCCTCGTAGAAGTAGATGATGAACAGAAGGACGGTGATGGAGAGGTCTACGATGGAGAAGAAGGCTTCAGGTTTGTTGACTCTATGCAGAAGGCAGATAACTATCTTGAAAACCCCAGATTTCAAGGTGTAGTTATCTGTGATTATGCTCTGGAACGCGTAGCGGACGTCACCATTGGCGCAGATAATGACGGTCATGACGCACAGGACGGCGATGACTATGTTGAGGATAATGTAgttgaggaagaggaagaaggggctTGCAAGGACGACAGGGACAACAGAGTGGTAGTACTCGCTAAGGAAGTTGACCTCGTCGTTCATGACCTGGAACATTGCTTCGGCTGAGCTGCTTGCGGTTTCGCCGTTGGTGTCGTAGAGGCCTTTCAGGAGGAGGTCCCGGGAGTCGTCCTCTTCTTGTTTGCTCAGCGTCGGCAGGTGCTCAAACCTTCGGCGCAGCAGCTTGAAGAGAGCGAACGAGAGGCAGATCCTCTTCAGGCGTTGGATCTGCTCTAGGGAGGTGAAAAACTTGTCCTTGTCGTCCAGCTCCCAGACTTTGCCGACGGTGACGATGCCATCGTTTTCTCTGATCAACCGgacaacgccgccgccgtcgtcataGCCTCGGGAGCTGGCCTTCTTGTCCAGCTTGTAGCCATCTGCAGTGGGCTCGATGTCCACCAGCATCTCTTCTCCCATGACAATGTAGTTGCACTCCTTCAACACCTCATCTCCAGCAACGCCGACAGTAGCTCgaggctcctcctcctgctgctccagcATCTGGGCCATGTACGAGCTGATGAGGCGGGCGTTCTTGCCATGGGCATAGGACCGCTTCCCGAACTCGGTGAAGGCGATCCTCTGTAGCACGCGGGTGGCGCAGAGGATCCAGAGGATGGCGAACACCACCTTCCGGCCGGTGCTCTTGATGTTGAAGAAGACGAGGCTTCCCAGCCAGACGACGCGGCCGGCGCGCTGGATGGTGCCGGAGTATCCGCGCATGCGGATCTCGTCCACCTTCTTGCGCAGGAGCTCCACCAGGagcatccatgccaagatgatGCCGGCCCTCAGAGAGAGGTCGGCGACATAGGCAGAGCCCCCCTTGTTAGTGTAGTACTGGTCGGCAGCATTATGGTTGTTCTTGGCTTCGGAGAAGAGGTAGGACATGAcggggaggaagagggagagcgCCGAGGAGAGGAAGAGCCGAACTTTGGGGTCGAGGATGGCGCTGGTGTCAGTGATGCCGCTGAAGAGGTTGAGGTTGAAGAAGAGCCCGGCGAGGGCGAACATGATCACGGAGGCTGCAACCATGTTGGGCTCATTGCTCTTGTCGGTGTAGGATGATGTGAGGTTACCGACGTAGCTGTTGATGTCGCTAATACTGTCTAGGCACTTCTCGTTGCTGATCATCGTTGCATGCAGTGCAAGCAGCGTCGTACCAGTATAGTTCTACAAGGTCTCGAGTGTATTAGTTCCATTCAGGGAGCACTGCCATCTTTGCACTTGATCATATATTGTCCAGTACTGCGACCGAAGCCATCGTTGTTTACAAGATCCTTTTCCTCTGGCTCTCTCTTTGGTACCTGATTCCATTTTCTTCCTTCCTCTTTGCCAAAGGGAGTGTACTACAGGACCACGAATCTCACCATTTTTAGAGGCCTATGCTTTAACACCAATCTGTGGTAGTCTGCACTAATTAAAGATCATATCGATGCAACTTTTGTCAGCTGTAAGGCAGTTTACGGCATCAACCTTGACATCAGCTTTAGAAGGTTAGAGAGATACATAATGCAGGGagcgcatatatatatatatatatatatatatatatatatatatatatatatatatatatatatatatatatatacccccGTACTACAAATGCAAAATAGAATCTCGTTTGTGGCATTGGCCTCCTTTTAGAAGCTAGTTTCCTTTGGAAAAGATGTATAGGATTGTTAGCCATGTGCTTCGTTCTGGATCATCAACAGTCTTGTTTATATACAATGTACTGTATTccttttctttgtgtctttacCTTAGATACTTATTCCATGTTCTTTTATTCTCTTTAATTTGCAAGCACGTGCTGCGCTGGACCAGGAGTCTCATTTCCATTTACAAGATCCTTTTCCTCTGGCTCTCTTTGGTACCTGATTCCATTTCTTCCTTCCTCTTGCCAAAGGGAGTGTACTACAGGACCACGAATCTCACCATTTTTAGAGGCCTATGCTTTAACACCAATCTGTGGTAGTCTCTGCACTAATTAAAGATCATATCGATGCAACTTTTGTCAGCTGTAAGGCAGTTTACGGCATCAACCTTGACATCAGCTTTAGAAGGGTTAGACAGATACATAATGCAGGGagcatatataataaaataaatatatatatatataccccctactacaaaTGCAAAATGGAATCTCGTTTATGTGCTTCGTTCTGGATCATCAACAGTCTTGTTTATATACAATGTACTGTATTccttttctttgtgtctttacCTTAGATACTTATTCCATGTTCTTTATTCTCTTTAATTTGCAAGCACGTGCTGCGCTGGACCAGGAGTCTCATTTCCACGAATCATCAGCAGTACGTCTTTGTTTACAAGATCCCttttctctgtctctctctttgGTATCTGATCCATTTTCTTCTCAGGATCATCAGTTTCATGAGACCAAATTATAAGAGTAAGCTTTAACACCAACCTGCTGACAGCCTGCACTAAAGATCGTATCCATGCAACTTGTTGTCAGCTGTCAGTTTAGGCATCAACATCGACATTAGCTTTTAAGAAAGAATATCTTAAATGCATACTGCTGGGACCATTTTTTCTGTCTGTACTCCCTCTTTCTAAGAAAGAATACAATTCTAACACAGAGTGATATTTTAATATCTTAAATCTGACTAGCTGTAGatttaaaaaaatatcaatATTTATGGTAACAAATAAATACcattagattaattataaaaatatttttataataaattagcTTAGAGGCACAAATGTGGATATCATTCACTGAAGTCTAGGTCAAAAGTCACTTTAACCAGCACATAATCCATAGTTGTATATCTTTAGACAAAGGgagctcttttcttttattttcttgtcCCTTCTATCAAAGCCATCCTACTCTAGCTATCTAAATATGTGGATGTACACGGGAACATGACTTACAGGCGAAGCAATGTCAGTTCTCATCTTTTTATTGCATATTACGTTACGTACTTACTTTGTTCTAAACCATATGacattttggcttttctagatacattttCTTATTATATAGACATAGTGTATATATCAGAATGTACAGCAACACTATATATCTAAAAAGGCCAAAGCGTCTTATATTTCATTTGAGCAGTGAAATATGAGTATTATGAAAAGCGTCCATAAAATATGAGTATTATGAAAATAGGTAGCACCCTAAACAGGGAAGTAGGGGCTGTGTTTTAGGTAGCATAGCTGTAGATGCTCTAACCTTGAGTGTGGATGGAATACACCAAATAGTAGTCCAAAACTATGTTGGTTCGTAAGGAATTTTGACATGAGAGTATCAGTATATAAATAACCACACTTATATGTCACATTTTTCTTATGAAATAGCAGTGTGATAGTGTGATTTCTTGGAACTCATCGGAGTCTTCTGACCTGGGTAAGAAGCTGTAGATTCGCCCCTAattcctttttctctctttctcttaatTTGGTACTTATTCcatttttttcctcttttctttaaTTTGCCAAAGGAACGTGTTGTGCTGGACCACGAGTCCAATTCTCATGAGACAGTCTTTGTTTACAAGATcccatttctctctctctctctctttcgtATCTGATCCCCTCCTCGTTGCCAAAGCAAGGACGCATGTACAGGACCACAACCCTCATCATCTTCATGAGACCTATGTATTTCTTTGCTCTTCCATCTGGAGCATTTATCAATAGTCGTTTTCTTTTCTTCGCTTTAATTTGCAGAAGGAAGAACGTGTTGTGCTGGACCACGAGTCCATCATTTTCATGAGACAGTCTTTGTTTACAAGATTCCTTTTCTCTGTTTCCCTCTTTGCATTGGTATCTGATCCATCTTCTTCCCTCCGCCTTGCCAAAGGGAGGACACGTGTACAGGATGACCACGACTCTCATAATTTTCATGAAAACACCAATGTGCTAACAGCCGGCAGTAAAGATTATATGCATGCAACTTTCATCAGCTGTAAGGCAGTCTATGGCATCACCATCGGCATCAGCTTTAATAGGTTACATGCATATATACTCGCTCCGTTGCAAAATAAATGTCTCTATTGTCCGATGCCCATGTAATCTGATTCTCGCAGAACCCTTTGTCACTTTGTTTTTTGGGTTTTGGGGTTTGGGGTTTGGGAGGGGCTTTGGGTGGGGGGTTTGGTAGGGTGGTTTCAGAGAGGGTTTTGGGATTTTGGGCTTTTTGGGTTTTGGGAGTTGGTAGATTTTGGTTTTGGGAATTTGGGTTTTTGGAGGGGATTTGGGAGGGGGGTTTGGTTGGTGGTTTTTGGGATTTGGGGTTTGGGGTTTGGGAGGTGGTTTGTGAGTTGTTTTTTCGGTtttggggtttgggttttggtaggGGGTTTGGGTTGGGGGTTGGGTAGGGTGGTTTGGTAGGGGGGTTTGGTTATTTGGGATTTTGGGGCTTTGGGACTTGGTAGATTTTGGTTTTGGGAATTTGGGTTTTTGGGCCTTTGTATTTTTGGTTTTTGGGATTTGGGGAATGGGAGGGGGTTTTGTAGGGGTGTGTTTGGTAGGGGGTTTGTGGTTTAGGAGTTTTTTTGGGTTTTGGGGCTTGGGGTTTTGGATGGGGTTTGGGAGGGGGGTTTGTTAGGGTTATTTGGCAGGGGGGTTTGGTTGTGGTTTGTGAGGTGGTTGTGGTTGAGGTTTTGGGTGTTTTGTTTTTTGTGGTTTGCCCATATAACACGTAACCTAGGTCTAGGAGAGGGTACCTCGTTCCATTTCCACCACTACTACTGCTTATTATAGCTGGGTGCGCCCTAAATAGTAAATTCCATGAGTGAAATGAGATGTTTGGTCTTTCATGTGCATGCCAATGATTATCACCCAGGTTTTAACATGAACATACTCAATTTACTGACAACAAAAGAGATGTCTCGTCTTGTCACACTAGCTAATAAGTACATGAATGAAATGATATATAATCTGATACAAttctattttagaaaaaaaactatCTTTCACGGCTCCAAGATAGTACATCGTCCTTCATAAGAAATGGCATCCACATTGGGTGTTTTTTTAGTGGATACCCGTTTATGGTTGTTTCTTCGGTATAGCTAGGGAAATGTATATAAAACAGTATTTTGGTCAAAACACAATCACAATATCCCCACAACAACATGATCCCCTTCCTTTGGGTTCATGACGAGCCGGATTGAACAGCAGTATGCAAACCTTGCATTGGGTTCAATTATTAATTTGGATGATGACAGCAAACTAGGTCTTGTGTCACAATGAGCCAGCAGCTtgtgcacacacacacacacacaaggaCTAAACAGCAGCCATCCAAACCTGGCGCACAAGAACGAGTACACACTAGTAATTAGTTTATTTTATGCTGGGGTGCCATGCAAATTGGCACTAGATAGTAGTAGTAGATTGCTTGTAGCCTGCAGTCATCTCCACGATCATATCTTAGCACGCGCCTTGGCGGAAGCCCACGGTGCCGCCATCGACGTTGTAGAGGACCTCAATGGTCTGCTGCTGCACGCTGCCGAGGATGCCCGGCATGCGATCGTTGGCATTGGAGGCGAAGGCGAGACAGTCGTGGAAGAGGATGCCCGAGGAGTCCAGCACCACCACGGCGTTCCGGTCGAACACCAAGGTGATCTTGGGCAGCTTGATGTTGACGACGCCGGTGAAGTCGTAGCAAGTGTCGAGGATCCCCTTGGGCGGAGCCGAGCGGTACATGCTCATGCTGCTTCTGAACGCGGCGCGCAGGGCCTGGTACGCCGTCGGCGGCAGGCGCGTAATGTCGGTGCGGGAGTCCAGCACGGAGCCGGCGGCGAACACCGTGGGGCCCACGCCGAGCGGCTGCCCACCGACAGTGATGGCACGGAGGCGCACGCCGTAAAACGTGGCCTGACTGAACCTCACCATGGGCGTGACAACGTACCTGGAGGAGGCAAGGCTGGGCACGCCGAGGATGAAGAACCCGGAGTAGCTGCTCGACGCCGGGATGCAGTACGCGAAGACCTTACCGTAACGGGACGCGGTCTGGGACAGCAGCGACtcggggccgccgccgagcgccagAATCCCCGCCGCCCGGCTGTCGAAGCTGCCCTGCTCGGCATGGCTGCACCCAAACTTGAAGCTTGGAACGGCGTTGCTGGCGTCGAAGGTGAGCAGGTCAGCGATGTAGCTTCCGGACGTGGACGTGCCGTCCGGGTAGACGACGCGGTACTGGCACTGGTTGTTGACGCAGCCATTGGCGTAGGTGCCGAGCCCGGTGCAGGTCGGGGAGGTGCAGGAGAAAGGCGCGGAGGAGGGCGACCTGCTTGGGTCGTAGAAGCTGTCCACCTGGGGGTGACACGGCGGGATGGGGCAGGGCAGGCACTGCACCCACGGCACGTCGCTGGCTGTGTCCAAAACGAACGTCTGGAGCACTCCGGGAAGGCTGGATGACCTgcttccggcggcggcagctgacGCATCAATATTGCGACGAAGCTGGGAAGAACCTTGGTGCTTCAAAGGAGGGGGGTGTCCAGCTCCGCCAACGTGGGCATGAACTACATTGCCGTAAGACTCTGTCTGATAATTTTGGTCCGACTGCGTCTTCTTACTATCACCAGGAGTGTCGTTAGAGAGCCTCATGTGAATGCCGTCGACACGGAGCTGGTCATGGTGGAGCAGCTCGGCCAAGGACGGCGTTGCAGCGTCCGACAATGGCGAGCACGGTCCATGGGGGTGATTCAGTGGTACCCACGTAATGTTCTGGGGTGGAGACACTGCATGGATGGGAGAGTCAATAtccattatttatattattactagtagtagcagcagcagcagaagcaatcATATAATATAATACTACTAGTATAAATGCAATGCAAGCTTATGATCGATCGGTAACCGTTTGCTCCTACCTCTGTATCCGGAGCACGTAGCTTTGGGTTTCAGCGAGCTCATTGCCACGAGTGTGTACTTATGTTCATCTGCAGCTGCTAGCTGGACAGTTGGAGAACAGGACAGGTGCAGAAGTAGTAATAAAAATAAAGACGGAACAAGCGGCATGGCTGCAGTTAGGTGTACACACTAGGCCCTGCTGTGTGTACTACTCGACCGTGCTTCAGCTAGCGTTCCCATAATTCCGACGTATATATAGGCAATCGTGGGGTGCGTTGGGCTGAGGCGTCGACAGCTGCACATTTTGCTGCCGTATGCACTACCGGAGACGGTGCCTTTGCGTGCCATATATGTGCGTGTATGTGGAGTAGCAATATACCTTCTTCCATTGGGGCCTGCTTAGTATAGTTGTTCGATTTGTTCCGATCCCCATAGCACTACATTAGCACTCAACCCACCCCACACACCGGCGCCCCTTCAGTTTCTCCCTTCAGCTTGTATGTTTGTTTCTCAGCTAATTCTGTATGATGCATATCATCTCTACCATATCACTTCCATTCTTCTAAACTCTGTTTCTTTTTTGGAATTTCTAAACTCTGTTTCAATCGCATTTGCTTTTGTGCACAATTATGATTTTTTTCTGCTATCCTAATATTGACTACTAGTTAATACATGCCAAACGCCAGCGGCTTGATCTGACGACCTGTCAATAATCTATATCTATACCTAATCCATATTATATACCTATCTCTCCACGTAATTCGAGTAGAATTGTGAGAACAATGCGAGAATGTAAAGTTGATAAGAGAATAGTGtccaacctttttttttcattgatCCTTTTCcatgtatatattttttaacATATTATTATAATACTATTACATTagtatataaaataaatatagccATATACTCTACATATACTTGCATACTTGGCGTACATATATCACCCTAGATGATTTAGTATATATAATATAATCATATATTTTGTCTATATACACTTTGTGGGGCAGTATACACTATAAACCTAAAGATATACACATGAGTTGGATGACGACATATTAATGCCATATCTGATATGTATCGTGGAAAACATATAAATGTCCGAGCTGGCATCAAATAATCTTGACTGGCGAGAGCGAGCAACTAAACTAGAGACTTAGAGAGAGAATAATCCAAGTTGGCGGCTGCCATGCACCGGGCATATCTAGCTTCATTTGCGATCCGCTACAAAGCTGCTTGGACCACCTACAGAAGGAGCCTTCATGCTGAAGACTACGCCCGCTGTAGTGGCTCTGTGTGACCACAAGGATAGCTCGTCTTTAGCTTTGCATTTAATTTGTCGATCCCGCTAAGATGGCTTGTTCCTTTTGCTTGCCTTTGGACATGTCCGTAcaaaaagaaggaaaagtaAGAGATTCTTTAACAAGGAAACAAAGTTCTAGCATGTACCACCAGCAGGTGGTACACACAACATATAGTCTGATTAGACTGACTGCACCGGTGCCTGTACACAAAAAACTGCTGCAGTGCCATACTGGAAGGGTCCGCTATCCAACCGGACGAGCGCAATTCCGCTGGGAATAGTGGGCTTCCAGGACGTCCGCCATCGGTGCGGGTCCCGCGTGCCCGTGCTCGGAGGgatgggaaagagagagagcccGACGGGGAGAGGAAGCTCCGTCGCGGGAGCTCGTCGGGCCGCCACCGCGAGCCGCCTCCGCCAAGGAGCCGCACGCCCGCCGAGGAGCCGGGGAAGTCGCGCTGGGGAGGACTTGCCTTCGGGGAGCATATCCGCCAGGGAGGGGGGGACTCGTCGCGGGCTGCGGGCGCGCCGCCTTGGCCGacgtcggcgcggcggcgggggacggGAATCAGGCGGGCTCGATGTCGCGTGACAGGAATCAGGCGAGCTCAATGTTGTGCGTGAGTTACTCTGTTCCCCATTCGCGTTCATCTGAGAGAGAACAAAGGAGGCGGCTTCGGAGCTGACGGGGAGAAGGCAGAGGACGCGGCACGCAGGGAGCACCGCTGCCGACCTCCACCGGAGCGCCGTCCATCGTCACCTGCGCTGGTGGCCGAGCCGCCACTAGCCGTCCGAGCGCGGCTACCCTCCATTCCGTGTCCCCTGGCTGTGCTCGGCGAGGGCCACTGGCACCGCGTCATCAGCCCCCATGGCTTGGCCGGTCACCAGCTGGCGCGCAACGCGCGCAGCCCCGGCTCTAAAAATGCCGCCTTGGCTCCGATGTCGCGAGGGCGGGGAGGACGCTGCACCTGAGCGGCGGGAGCGTATGGCCGCGGCGGGCACAGCAGACTCCCGCGGCGACGCAGTGAGGGCACCTACCTCCGGTGTCCCGCGCCGACGGGTGAGCATGAGGGGGCCACGCCCGCTGCAGGAGGGAGCTCGGGGCAGAGGGAGCAGGGAAAAGGGCGGATCTGGTCCCGCGCCAACCACCGGAGCTCAGGGCGGAGGGAGAGAGTGTGGTTGGGGTGGGagcagggaagggaagggaggagagagaggccgGGTGGGGGAAAAATAAAAGTGGAGTATGATGCATGGGTCCCACTGACATAGAGGATGAATATAGAGGATAAATGGGTGGTGGAGAAAGTGATATAGAggagagaatcttgatgaccagGATGCTTTTAGAGGAGGAATATAGAGGTTGAAGAGTGCAGTTAGTCTTACAAACCAAAGCCATAAGCTTGCACACTCAGAACAGAAAAAACATAGTTCATCCCGTCTAGTTTAGCCATACAatgaacaaaacaaaaacaCAATCCCATTCCTGAATATCCAACCAAACTTTGTAAACATGGCCAAAATCATGGTCTCTCGGCTGTTGCCACCCCTTATTGAACAATGGTTGGTCTTCTCTATGCAGCATATAGACCATTGACGAATCCAATATGTTGCCCTAAAAATTACCTACATAATTGAAGTGTTAGATTTAGCATAGTTGAATATCATATCGTGCCTATTCAACCATATCGCCTAACACAGTGCAGTAGCTAGCTCCTAGTTAAATTTGGTTTCTGAGTTTATGACTTAATCCATGTAGCCAAGAACCAAACAAATTAGCAAAGCTAGTAGGGGGTTGAATTCCAAATATGATATGCACTGTATTTGTTGGTAAAGGTGGTGGTTAAAGGTAAAAGGATACACGAACGACTTGGTTCTAAACTAGCacagctaccgttccccggcaacggcaccacaAAATTTGTTGCTATTTTTTTAATGTACACAAAAAATCCATAATCGCATGGATAatgatgtagctttcaccaaggAGTATTCCAAAATATCGATTTTTCATGAGGAACACAAAGTGCACTTGCATGAAACAAGGTCGTCTAAAGGTAAAGATATATAAGTTTAAATGTTTTTGTGGGTAGGGAggaattttctaaggttttctAAGTCGTTCTAGGTAATCAAGATCAGGATACTATACTTTACTTAATTTGGAGCAGACGTACCTTCTAACTCTCCAAAAAGACTAGGAAAAGATAGTTGAGGGAAGGCTGCCAAAAAAACTCTAAGAACACCAACCCGAACGAGAACGTGGTGGATTACAATGGCCAGACAGAGCAATCACATCTGGGGCTACCACAAGTAACCGTGGGATTGGGCGTAAA carries:
- the LOC120712145 gene encoding uncharacterized protein LOC120712145 — protein: MISNEKCLDSISDINSYVGNLTSSYTDKSNEPNMVAASVIMFALAGLFFNLNLFSGITDTSAILDPKVRLFLSSALSLFLPVMSYLFSEAKNNHNAADQYYTNKGGSAYVADLSLRAGIILAWMLLVELLRKKVDEIRMRGYSGTIQRAGRVVWLGSLVFFNIKSTGRKVVFAILWILCATRVLQRIAFTEFGKRSYAHGKNARLISSYMAQMLEQQEEEPRATVGVAGDEVLKECNYIVMGEEMLVDIEPTADGYKLDKKASSRGYDDGGGVVRLIRENDGIVTVGKVWELDDKDKFFTSLEQIQRLKRICLSFALFKLLRRRFEHLPTLSKQEEDDSRDLLLKGLYDTNGETASSSAEAMFQVMNDEVNFLSEYYHSVVPVVLASPFFLFLNYIILNIVIAVLCVMTVIICANGDVRYAFQSIITDNYTLKSGVFKIVICLLHRVNKPEAFFSIVDLSITVLLFIIYFYEEIWEFFVFLLSNWFMVSMLYNYISKPRWLRNTTFRGTMFWVGFSIIMWLRSKMSHPSRLEIKQFSVLNVRWPLKLPLFAAFTGLAVQKRLVPNSVKKSIMDYLVEDGREIHLDRGRSALRKNFLSDKLSWACQSDSVAEVILTWHIATSIMEVERRPQSIAAEETTFSRVAITLSKYCAYLVAFHPELLPENPEKVELVFEEMKKELKAMIGCREYYFSTQRARIQKLIDGPTTLTPSDECSKVVRDGVKLGKLLMTDAADNKWKVLADVWTELIIYLAPSSDEERVIGHEGALVQGSEFITVLWALTTHIGVSRPPTEKPPATTYHVDLEG
- the LOC120712146 gene encoding aspartyl protease family protein At5g10770-like; amino-acid sequence: MPLVPSLFLLLLLHLSCSPTVQLAAADEHKYTLVAMSSLKPKATCSGYRVSPPQNITWVPLNHPHGPCSPLSDAATPSLAELLHHDQLRVDGIHMRLSNDTPGDSKKTQSDQNYQTESYGNVVHAHVGGAGHPPPLKHQGSSQLRRNIDASAAAAGSRSSSLPGVLQTFVLDTASDVPWVQCLPCPIPPCHPQVDSFYDPSRSPSSAPFSCTSPTCTGLGTYANGCVNNQCQYRVVYPDGTSTSGSYIADLLTFDASNAVPSFKFGCSHAEQGSFDSRAAGILALGGGPESLLSQTASRYGKVFAYCIPASSSYSGFFILGVPSLASSRYVVTPMVRFSQATFYGVRLRAITVGGQPLGVGPTVFAAGSVLDSRTDITRLPPTAYQALRAAFRSSMSMYRSAPPKGILDTCYDFTGVVNIKLPKITLVFDRNAVVVLDSSGILFHDCLAFASNANDRMPGILGSVQQQTIEVLYNVDGGTVGFRQGAC